The genomic region TTGACCGCCTGTACACAATTGTTCTATATCAAAAATCAACAATACAGCACAGTCATGCGTATAATATGTTCATGTATCCGGCTTTGGCATCCGTTTTTGATACCCTCGCTGGACCCCATCTGTAAGTTCGCGAGCCTTTGTTTCAAGTCGGTCAGCAACCGTTGTTGTTGAATCGCCAGCTTCAGTCCCCGAAGCAACGATATCAACCAATGCACTTCCAACGATGATGCCATCAGCACCACCAGCGACAATCCGTTCGGCATGCTCTCCGGTCTTAATTCCAAATCCGACTGCCTTCGGGACATCGTATGCATCAAGCCGCGAGAGGCTTGACTCGGTTTGTGTCGAGACATCATCACGGGCACCAGTCACACCAAGTCGCGCTTGCACATAGACATATCCTGATACCTGTGACATAATCGTATTAAGTCGGTCGCCTTTCGTCGTTGGAGCGACAATAAATACAAGATCAAGCCCAAACTCATTACAAGCTGTCCGGAGCGGATCTGATTCCTCAGCGGGCAAATCTGGAACAACAAATCCTGAGAGTCCAACATCCGCGGCGCGTTTAACAAACGGTCGCGGACCCTCCTCATCACCATATTGATAGATGAGATTATAATACGTCATGCACACGAGTGGAACCTCAGTTGGATCGACATCGAGGTCGGTGACAAACTCAAAAAACTGATCTGGAGTCATCCCTGCTTCAAGCGACCGAACAATAGCACTCTGGATTGTTGGTCCTTCAGCAATCGGCTCTGAGAACGGAAGTCCAAGTTCAATGATATCAGCGCCACCGCGTGCAAGTGCCTCCACATATGCAAGCCCAGATTCATAATCTGGGTCACCTGCTGCAAGATATGGAACGAATGCTGGACCGTCAGAGAATGCAGATGCAAGCCCCTGTCCTTCCATCCGTTCTTGTTCTTGTGTATTACCGCTGGACATTCACAATCCTCCAGCGAATTCAGACATATCGGGAGCAATATCGATGTCGTGTTCAGCGGTCTCCTCAATCGCTATTTCCAGATCTTTATCACCGCGTCCGGAAACATTAATTAATATACTGTCGCCGAGAGCACTCCCCTGTTCTTCAAGATATCCAAAGGCATGTGCAGTCTCAAGTGCTGGAATAACGCCCTCCAGTTGTGAGACTCGATGAAATGCAGCAAGTGTAGCTTCATCATCAACATTTACTGGATTCACACGGTCCGTATCGACAAGATGTGCGAGTTCCGGACCAACACCAGCATAATCAAGCCCAGAAGAGACGCTGTGGCTTTCCATAATCTGACCATCACTATCCTGCAGTAGCTTGGTTCGCGCACCGTGCAGAACGCCCTCATCGCCGGTTGATAATGATGCTGAATTCGGTGCAACACCAGCGTCTTCGTCAACCTCAAGACTTGATCCGCCTGCTTCAACAGCATAGAGGTCAACATCCGTATCATCGATAAAGTGTGCAAATGTCCCCATTGTGTTTGACCCTCCACCAGCACATGCCAACACAGCATCGGGAAGTCCACCGGTCTGTTCACGCACCTGTCGTCGTGCCTCCTCAGAAATAACTGCGTGGAAGTCACGAACCATCGACGGGAAGGGATGTGGACCGACAATTGAGCCAATAATATAATGTGTGTCTTCGACGTTTGTTGCCCAATCACGCATCGTTTCAGAGATAGCTTCTTTGAGTGTTCCACGACCGATTGTAACAGGCGTTACCTCTGACCCGTTGAGTCGCATTCGGAATACATTCGGACGCTGTCGATTAATATCGCGTTCACCCATATACACTTCACAGGGCATATCGAGATGAGCGGCTGCCATCGCAGTTGCTGTGCCATGCTGACCGGCACCGGTCTCAGCAATAATTCGCTCTTTACCCATATATTTCGCTAATAACGCCTGTCCGAGGGCATTATTAAGTTTGTGTGCACCACCGTGGAGAAGATCTTCGCGCTTCAAATATACATCACAGCCATGTCGCTCTGATAGACGCTCTGCGTACTCCGTTGGTGTTGGTCGACCACCGAAATCCCGAAGTCGCGCTCGGAACTCATCCATGAATCCGTCTTCATTCTCTAACACGTAACGCTCATACGCGTCAGTTAATTCCTCAATAGCAGGCATCAATGCCTCTGGAACGTACTGTCCGCCATATTCACCGAATTTCCCGTCTGCGTATCGTTGTGTCATGATGTATGTGTCTCCGTTGTTGTGTCTTGTATGTCTGTGTCTGTTACGGTTGTAAACCGTCTTGTATTTGTTTGCACGTCTCCGTTCATAATAGCCGTCCCGATAAGCAATGCATCGGCTCCAGCCGCACGCATTTGTTGAACGTGCTCAATTGTCTTGATACCACTCTCGGCAATAAGTGTGACATCATCAGGGACGTGTGGTGCCAGTTGCTCAAAGGTTTGAAGAGTAACCGCAAGGCGACCAAGATCACGGTTGTTGACTCCAATAATGCTGGCACCAATTTCAATTGCACGTTCAAGTTCATCACGGGTATGAACCTCAACCAAGGGCTGGAATCCACGATTTTGTGCTGCGTTATACAGCTGCTTTAGTGAATCTGTCTCCGGTCTATCGAGAAACCGCGCAATAAGAAGAATCATATCAGCCGCAACCGCATCAAGTTGAGATTCATGCACAATGAAGTCCTTCCGAAGAATCGGAACCTCAACCACATTGCGTATCTGAGCAAGAGTCTCAACCGACCCACCGAAATGCTCTGGCTCTGTCAATACTGATAATGCAGTTGCACCACCCTCGACCATTGCTGATGCAAGTGCAACCGGGTCATCATCTCGCTTTCCATCAGTTGTTGGACTGGTTGGCTTAATCTCTGCAATGACTGGGGTTTGACCGGCTGCCTCAGTTGCTGAGATAGCTGACTGAAACGATGTTGCATCGACGCTACATCGAGATGTGCCACCAGCACGCTGTTTTGCAGCCGTAAGAATTGATTGCACCGCAGGTGCAAGAGATTCTTCACTAGCGTCCATCTATGTTCATTAATGAACTGAATTGCACATAAGGCTTGCGTGTTTCACTCGGCTAACGTTCAAACGGCGGTAGCACAAACCACAACATATGAGTACAGAGCTTGGTATTTTCGCTCGGTATTTTACACAAATTGATCGAGCTATCGCAGTCGGGCTTGCAAGTGGACGTGTCGTGAGCGTCGATTTTCAACCGACAGTCCCGAGTGATGCTGATGATGATCACGCATTACTCGATCGTATTAATACATATCTCAACGGTGACTCAGACCATCTCGCAGACGTCGATATTGCACTCACTGTCCCAACAGACCAACGGCGTGTGCTGGAGGCAACACGAAATGTTCCATATGGCGAAGAGGTAAGTCTCGACCGCATTCTCCGGATGGCGGGACTTGATGAAGATAAGACGGATGATCAATCAACTGCCCAGCGTGCGCTTGCTGAGAACCCAATCCCGTTGATTGTTCCTGATCATCGTGTCCGAGATGCGCCAAGCGGGGCGCCATCGGATGTTATTACACAACTTCAAGATATAGAGCAGATTGAAACAGTATCGTGAATGACATATGAGAGTCATATCAAAAAATTCTGTCCCGACTTGGCAGTGTATTGACCACCCACCGCAAAGTTGATACCATACAGTGTGCGCTGCCCTTTCCATTTTTTAGGTCTGACTTTGATCACATACGGGGAATAAGCAACTCTTATTCCTCAGATCCAGCCTCAATACGGGTTCGAAGATTCTCAAGTGCTGTAGTAAGTTCACGCTCATTATATCGCTCAGCGAATGGCTTGACGACCGAATCCAGAACTGGCACGGGAATATCGTACTGTGCAGTGTATGAGAATATGGTCGTCTCTCCATCAGCCTCAAAAGCCCATTTAATCTCACCAGTAATATCACCGTCCATCTCCCAGTGGATGGCTGATTCGGGTTCATACGTTGTTGCCGTGATCTCACCGGTAAGATCAATTCCAGCCATTGAATATGTATATGCAACGCGTTTTCCCCCATTCGAGAGTTCTTCAATCGGTTTAGAGCGCGTCAGACTTGGTGTGAATTCTGGTTGATTTGTTGGATCATCCAAATACTCAAACACCACTGCAACAGGAGCATCAATGTGCGTTGTTGCTGTGACATCAGTTCGTGTCATAGTTCACATACTGCTCTCTACTGCAAAGAATCACGTGTCCGACATAGAATATAATTCAATATCAAACCCCTCATGTACGATAAATTCGAGCGCATTCACGATATAATGTGCGATAATCACAATAAGAAGACTATTACTCAGAACAAAAACAGCCGCGAGGACAAATCCAAACACCCCTGTCACGGCAATCCCGATTCGTCCCTGCGCTCCGTGTCCAAGCGCAAATGCAAGAGATGAAACAACCGCTAAAATCCATGGTGAGACATTGTACCCGGTGGCAATGACGCCTATGAGCGCACCGCGAAATAATAATTCCTCAAATCCCGCAATAATCGGTAACACAACAAACAAAAGCACAACCCATCCACGTGATGTCTCGGGGGCAAGTGCAGACCGGAGTGTCTCGCCATTGTCAACCCCAAAGTGCGCGCCAAGTCCCGACCCAACCTCATTGCCAATATATAGAATAACACCCGTGCCGACCCCTAAAGCAAGTATGAGCGCTTTCGTCGGACCCATCCCAACACCAAATGCTGAGACAGGAATGCGCGCAATCCATGCACCACTAATCAACAACATTGCGAATAGTCCCTGTGAAATAGTAACATTAGCAAGTAACGCTATCGTTGATAGCCGTGTCTGATAGCTCTCATGCTCATCATCAGCGTGTTTTACATCGGTAATTGCCGTATCGCCTGAGGGTACAATATGATCAGTTGTCTTGGTAGATGACTGAGTCGGACCGACTGTATCGTTCGTATCACTCTCGTTGTTCTGCTCTGCGTTAGAATCTGATTCTGTGTGTGTAGCTGTTATGACGGGTTCAGAGAGTTCTTCAGCTACATAATCTTGATATGAATGTGAACGTGGTTCCGAATCTTCCGTCTGATTCTGGGTAATATCACCAGCTATCGTCGAAGCGTCCATATCTGAGGTAGTATTGATCGCTCCACGTGAAGCGTGTGAGAGAACCAGAAGCCCGGCAGTAATAATAAATGTAAATCCAACGAAGGTTGCCCATTGTGGCATTAATACTAGTTCAATGGTGACGCATAATTAGCTTGAATGGTCTCTTCGGATACCGTATTGAAAAATAGTAACATAGACGTCAAACAAAAAGAAAAAGAAAGAGACCGCGGGTAATCCGCGTGTTATTATTGCGGACTTGGGTTTGACGGTCCAGAGACCGTTTCGTTCTTACTCTGTGAAAGAGCCGATCCGGTAATACTCTTAAGCCGCGCAACAAGTGAGTCTTTTTCAGCTTCACCTTCGAGAGCAATGTCAAGCACTTCGCTGATATGTGAGACGGGAATGATTTCAACCATTTCCTCGTATTCTTCCTCAATCATTACATCCTGTGAATTTGCTGCTGGGATGATGATTCGCTCACACCCGGATTTGGCGGCTGCCTCAATCTTGTGTGTGACGCCACCAACTGGCAGAACGTCACCACGGACGGAGAGACTGCCCGTCATTGCGAGTGATTGATCGACACCAACGTTTTCAAGTGCCGAAATTACTGCTGTTGCGACAGTAATTGATGCTGAATCACCGTCAACACCCTGTTGTCCTGTCTGAACAAACTGGATATGCATATCTTTCTCAGAAATGTTCTCATCAGAGAATTTCTTGATGATCGCAGAGACATTATCAACAGCCTCTTGTGCCATTTCTTTGAGTTGTCCAGTTGCAATGACCTGACCAGGACCCTGTGATGGTGTTACCTCTGCCATCACGGGAAGCATAATACCTGAGTCTTCGCCCATCACAGCCAGACCATTCACACGACCAGCCTGGTAGCCATCGGATACCTGAAGTTCGTAGTCTTTCCGGCGCTCAATGTAGTCATCAGCAAGCTGCTGTTCAATTGACCGACTACGTCCTTTCGCCTGCAGCACGTGATCGCGTCTGACGTAATCAGCATCTGCAGCGCGGGCAATATCACCAGCAACTCGGACAAGACCGCCGAGATTTCTGAGCTCAAGCGTGAGGTGCCCCTTTCGACCAGCGCGGCGACGAGCCTCAAGAATGATTTCCTCAATTGCTTCAGCGTTGTAATCTGGAAGTCGACCGTCTTTATTGACTTCCTGAGCAATAAATCGAGTGTACTTTCGCCGCATATCTGGAGTATCCTCAATGGTATCATCCATGTACACTTCATATCCGTATCCCTTGATTCGTGACCGAAGTGCAGGATGCATATTCTCCATTGCATCAAGATTCCCTGCAGCAATCATAATGAAGTCTGTTGGGACCGCCTCTGTCTGGACCATTGCACCTGAGGATCGTTCAGACTGTCCAGTAATTGAGAATTCTCCCTCCTGGATAGCGGTCATCAAATGCTGTTGACTGCGAATATCAAGGGTATTGATCTCATCGATGTACAGCACACCCTTATTCGCTTTATGAATTGATCCAGGTTCGACACGGTCGTGACTTGGTGTTTCCATGCCACCTGATTGGAATGGGTCATGGCGAACATCACCAAGGAGTGCACCTGCATGAGCACCCGTTGCGTCCTCAAACGGTGCCGTTGCCGTGTCAGCATTGTTGACGATGAGGTTTGGAATCATCGCATCGCCACCGCGCGATCCATAGCGGAATGCAAGGTAAATAACACCAGCAGCAAGAATCCCAAGTAGAATTTGACCAGCAATGATGAGTGAGTATCCAAGAACAATTGCGATGATGATCCACATAAGGAACGAGCGCATTTGATTCCGCTTGCGTGCCTCCTCTTTGTGGGCATCGACAATCTGGTCACCCTTCCCGGCTGGGACTGTTCGAACTTTCGGATTATTGCCATCATCTGGGTTATGATAGACAAGAACGTCCTGAAGCTCCTCTTTTGGAAGAAGTTCTGACATTGCTTTTGCAAGCATTGACTTTCCTGTTCCAGGGGAGCCGATCATCATCACGTGTCGTCGCTGCTTCGCCGCCTTCATGACGACGTCTCGTGCGTGTTCTTGCCCAATGACTTGGTCGACAAGTCGGTCTGGGACGTCAATCTCGGCTGTTGAGCTAATTTTTAATCCGCCGAGGAGGTCATCTTCGTCAACATCGTCTTTAACCTCAGCGTCAACCTCAACATCGCTGCCGAGTTCTTCAATTGACCCGTTCTCACGGTCTGTGGGACCGTCTGGATCAACCGTGTCAACAGAGTCATTATAGCTATCATGGCCACGGTCGCGGTCACCGCGATCATCGTGGTCTTCGCGGCCGGAATCATCGCTACGGCCATCGGCACCTGCATTGGCGCCAGTATCAGTATCAGTACCGGCTTCGGCGTTGGCATGTTCCTCAGAGAGCCCATCATCGCCATGTTGTGACGAGTCTGGCGTCTCATCGGTAAAGCCGCTGCCCTCTGCCGGAGGGTTCTCGTCTGAGTCCGTATCGTTACTCATAGAATGCGTCGCTATGGAGAATAAAGGCTGGAACACTCATATACTTTCTCCCCATTTCATCGTGATAAACAAGCGATAATCCCCGGTGAGAGTACCGATATTACCCAAATCAGGAAACCCGGTTGACTCGGATTATTTATTTGTGATGGTCACAACAAGAAAGATATGCGGGGGTTCTATATCGGTCGATTTCAGCCATATCACAACGGGCATCATAAGATGGTTGAAGCGATTACGACTGAGGTCGATGAATTAGTGCTTGGGATTGGGTCAGCCGGGCACTCACACACACAGCGGAATCCATTCACCGCCGGTGAACGGGTAATGATGGTGACGAAATCAGTTGCTGATTTTGATATTACAACATATGCAGTGCCGATTGAGGATCTTGACCGAAACTCTGTATGGGTCAGTCATGTTCAAAGCATGTCTCCAACATTCGATGTTGCATACTCAAATAATCCTCTTGTAATCCAATTATTCAGCGAAGCAGACGTTGAGGTTCGACAATCGCCGATGTTTAATCGCGATATCCTGAAAGGAAGTACGCTTCGGGACCGAATGGTGCGCAATGAGGACTGGCAGTCACTTGTCCCAACTCAGGTTATTGATGTAATTGAGGAAATAAATGGTATTGAACGAATGCGTCGACTTGGCGCAACAGACACTCTCAAAGACAACACCGAAATGAGTGAGACCGTCGAGAATACACTCAATGATCAGATCGAGACACGGAGTGACGATATGGATGAGAACTCAAATCCAAGTCCAAACCAGAATCCAGGCACAACTGAGCGATGATTACCCTTTCATCTGATTTTGGCTCACCGTACCCTGCTGCGATGAAGGGTGTGATACTACAGACGACTGATGCCCGGCTCATTGATGTGACACATGAACTCCCCCGACAGGATGTCCGAGCGGCGGCGTTTTGGTGTCGAGAGATAATTCCGTATTTTCCATCAGCAGTTCATGTTATTGTTGTTGACCCTGGCGTTGGAACTGATCGTGATGCGATTATGATTCGAGTTGGTGATCATGCTCTAATCGGTCCAGATAATGGTGTTCTTCGACCAGTTGCCCGTCAACTCGGTGAGCAGTTGCAAGATGAAACAATGGGTCTGAAAAATAATATTGAGTACTTCCGGTATGAATATACAGAGCCTCAGTCAGCAACATTTCATGGTCGTGATGTATTTGCGCCAGCTGCCGCCGCGATACATGACTGTGGGATTGCTTCCGTAGAAACACTTGATGCAGTGACATCTGTTCCTGCCACGGCAACAGTGCAATGTAAGTTCCCATCAGCAACAATCGACACTGACGATACGACCGCAACGGGTGAAGTATTAGTTATCGATGATTTTGGCAACATAATAACGAATATTCCAGGATCATTTCTTGCTGACCGGGCTGGTGAGATGGCTACAGTCGGGACAACAACCGCAGAAGTAACATCGACATTTGCTGATGTTGATACCGGTGACCCATTGCTCACTGTTGGGAGTCATGGTTTTGTTGAGTGCGATGTCAACCATGGGCGAGGGACGGAGATATTTGAACTTGAGGTTAAAGATACCGTTCAAATAAGGTTTTGACCATCGATATTGTTAGATGTGAAGTAAAATACGCGGCTCAGAGCGTCTGTTTGCTTCCGGATTTATATGCTGAGCAGGCGCAATACCACGGCCTTTAGCGCTCCGTGAAACATTTTAAATCATCGGTCCTATGCAACGGTATCAACAGCTATTCTATGACAATATTTTGAATTGAACTCCTCAATAAGTTCTCAGGAGCACTACACACTAGACGCGAATATGCATTGAAGTCCTTGTTTGCATCCCGCAATTGCGGAGAATCGAGGAGAGAGCCTCGCTCTTCAGGTCGGAGAGAATATCAAATATAGATGATACATTATACACAACTGACATGCGGCAGA from Haloquadratum walsbyi C23 harbors:
- the trpC gene encoding indole-3-glycerol phosphate synthase, yielding MDASEESLAPAVQSILTAAKQRAGGTSRCSVDATSFQSAISATEAAGQTPVIAEIKPTSPTTDGKRDDDPVALASAMVEGGATALSVLTEPEHFGGSVETLAQIRNVVEVPILRKDFIVHESQLDAVAADMILLIARFLDRPETDSLKQLYNAAQNRGFQPLVEVHTRDELERAIEIGASIIGVNNRDLGRLAVTLQTFEQLAPHVPDDVTLIAESGIKTIEHVQQMRAAGADALLIGTAIMNGDVQTNTRRFTTVTDTDIQDTTTETHTS
- the trpA gene encoding tryptophan synthase subunit alpha, producing the protein MEGQGLASAFSDGPAFVPYLAAGDPDYESGLAYVEALARGGADIIELGLPFSEPIAEGPTIQSAIVRSLEAGMTPDQFFEFVTDLDVDPTEVPLVCMTYYNLIYQYGDEEGPRPFVKRAADVGLSGFVVPDLPAEESDPLRTACNEFGLDLVFIVAPTTKGDRLNTIMSQVSGYVYVQARLGVTGARDDVSTQTESSLSRLDAYDVPKAVGFGIKTGEHAERIVAGGADGIIVGSALVDIVASGTEAGDSTTTVADRLETKARELTDGVQRGYQKRMPKPDT
- a CDS encoding CPBP family intramembrane glutamic endopeptidase, with translation MPQWATFVGFTFIITAGLLVLSHASRGAINTTSDMDASTIAGDITQNQTEDSEPRSHSYQDYVAEELSEPVITATHTESDSNAEQNNESDTNDTVGPTQSSTKTTDHIVPSGDTAITDVKHADDEHESYQTRLSTIALLANVTISQGLFAMLLISGAWIARIPVSAFGVGMGPTKALILALGVGTGVILYIGNEVGSGLGAHFGVDNGETLRSALAPETSRGWVVLLFVVLPIIAGFEELLFRGALIGVIATGYNVSPWILAVVSSLAFALGHGAQGRIGIAVTGVFGFVLAAVFVLSNSLLIVIIAHYIVNALEFIVHEGFDIELYSMSDT
- the lonB gene encoding ATP-dependent protease LonB, with the translated sequence MSNDTDSDENPPAEGSGFTDETPDSSQHGDDGLSEEHANAEAGTDTDTGANAGADGRSDDSGREDHDDRGDRDRGHDSYNDSVDTVDPDGPTDRENGSIEELGSDVEVDAEVKDDVDEDDLLGGLKISSTAEIDVPDRLVDQVIGQEHARDVVMKAAKQRRHVMMIGSPGTGKSMLAKAMSELLPKEELQDVLVYHNPDDGNNPKVRTVPAGKGDQIVDAHKEEARKRNQMRSFLMWIIIAIVLGYSLIIAGQILLGILAAGVIYLAFRYGSRGGDAMIPNLIVNNADTATAPFEDATGAHAGALLGDVRHDPFQSGGMETPSHDRVEPGSIHKANKGVLYIDEINTLDIRSQQHLMTAIQEGEFSITGQSERSSGAMVQTEAVPTDFIMIAAGNLDAMENMHPALRSRIKGYGYEVYMDDTIEDTPDMRRKYTRFIAQEVNKDGRLPDYNAEAIEEIILEARRRAGRKGHLTLELRNLGGLVRVAGDIARAADADYVRRDHVLQAKGRSRSIEQQLADDYIERRKDYELQVSDGYQAGRVNGLAVMGEDSGIMLPVMAEVTPSQGPGQVIATGQLKEMAQEAVDNVSAIIKKFSDENISEKDMHIQFVQTGQQGVDGDSASITVATAVISALENVGVDQSLAMTGSLSVRGDVLPVGGVTHKIEAAAKSGCERIIIPAANSQDVMIEEEYEEMVEIIPVSHISEVLDIALEGEAEKDSLVARLKSITGSALSQSKNETVSGPSNPSPQ
- a CDS encoding SAM hydrolase/SAM-dependent halogenase family protein, translated to MITLSSDFGSPYPAAMKGVILQTTDARLIDVTHELPRQDVRAAAFWCREIIPYFPSAVHVIVVDPGVGTDRDAIMIRVGDHALIGPDNGVLRPVARQLGEQLQDETMGLKNNIEYFRYEYTEPQSATFHGRDVFAPAAAAIHDCGIASVETLDAVTSVPATATVQCKFPSATIDTDDTTATGEVLVIDDFGNIITNIPGSFLADRAGEMATVGTTTAEVTSTFADVDTGDPLLTVGSHGFVECDVNHGRGTEIFELEVKDTVQIRF
- a CDS encoding MGMT family protein, giving the protein MSTELGIFARYFTQIDRAIAVGLASGRVVSVDFQPTVPSDADDDHALLDRINTYLNGDSDHLADVDIALTVPTDQRRVLEATRNVPYGEEVSLDRILRMAGLDEDKTDDQSTAQRALAENPIPLIVPDHRVRDAPSGAPSDVITQLQDIEQIETVS
- a CDS encoding SRPBCC family protein; protein product: MTRTDVTATTHIDAPVAVVFEYLDDPTNQPEFTPSLTRSKPIEELSNGGKRVAYTYSMAGIDLTGEITATTYEPESAIHWEMDGDITGEIKWAFEADGETTIFSYTAQYDIPVPVLDSVVKPFAERYNERELTTALENLRTRIEAGSEE
- the trpB gene encoding tryptophan synthase subunit beta: MTQRYADGKFGEYGGQYVPEALMPAIEELTDAYERYVLENEDGFMDEFRARLRDFGGRPTPTEYAERLSERHGCDVYLKREDLLHGGAHKLNNALGQALLAKYMGKERIIAETGAGQHGTATAMAAAHLDMPCEVYMGERDINRQRPNVFRMRLNGSEVTPVTIGRGTLKEAISETMRDWATNVEDTHYIIGSIVGPHPFPSMVRDFHAVISEEARRQVREQTGGLPDAVLACAGGGSNTMGTFAHFIDDTDVDLYAVEAGGSSLEVDEDAGVAPNSASLSTGDEGVLHGARTKLLQDSDGQIMESHSVSSGLDYAGVGPELAHLVDTDRVNPVNVDDEATLAAFHRVSQLEGVIPALETAHAFGYLEEQGSALGDSILINVSGRGDKDLEIAIEETAEHDIDIAPDMSEFAGGL